In Pseudobacter ginsenosidimutans, the following are encoded in one genomic region:
- a CDS encoding MutS-related protein, which translates to MQFNTDKQTVDELNLLGKFRQGSVYHLFNEVKTRGGEQLLDTMFRNPLLDAESINQRSKVFSFFQQSNLSFSFDVQQLNIMREYLDAGTGKSAFTTITSLLTQKLLSKLTRDERYKKSVQGLQATIVTINRCHGILEVLQKLQSPLADRINQLLRVLSDKQLEKLRNTDIYKDLPVTLLAQYAHLLKSRFPAEMDNLLQFIYELDLYIAVSNVARKKGFTYAKALAPERNVLQVKNLAHPCIDKAIGNDIHMSEAQNVIFLTGANMAGKSTLMKSIGIGIYLAHMGFPVAASQFEFSVREGMYSSINVADNIGLGYSHFYAEVVRVKQAADAASSGKRLLLMFDELFKGTNVKDAYDGTLAVTEAFAEYQDCLFIVSTHIIEVGEALKETKNIQFRFMPTIMDGARPRYTYKVEEGITEDRQGMMIIRNERILEMLQTN; encoded by the coding sequence ATGCAATTCAATACAGATAAACAAACGGTGGATGAGCTGAACCTGCTGGGAAAATTCAGGCAGGGATCGGTTTACCATCTTTTCAATGAAGTTAAAACCCGTGGCGGAGAACAATTGCTGGATACGATGTTCCGCAATCCCCTGCTGGATGCAGAAAGCATCAATCAACGAAGTAAGGTTTTCAGCTTCTTTCAGCAATCGAACCTAAGCTTTTCCTTTGATGTGCAGCAACTGAATATCATGCGGGAATACCTCGATGCAGGCACCGGAAAGAGTGCTTTCACCACCATTACCAGCTTACTCACCCAGAAACTGCTCAGCAAGCTCACCCGCGATGAACGGTATAAGAAATCGGTGCAGGGATTGCAGGCAACTATCGTTACCATAAACCGTTGTCATGGTATTTTGGAAGTTTTGCAGAAACTACAGAGCCCGCTTGCCGATCGCATCAACCAGCTTCTCCGGGTTTTGTCAGACAAACAACTTGAAAAATTACGTAACACCGATATCTACAAAGACCTGCCGGTTACCCTTCTTGCTCAATATGCCCATCTGCTGAAGAGCCGTTTCCCCGCTGAAATGGATAACCTGCTTCAGTTCATCTATGAACTTGACCTATACATTGCCGTGAGTAATGTTGCCAGGAAGAAAGGATTCACGTATGCGAAAGCGTTAGCTCCTGAACGGAATGTATTGCAGGTAAAAAATCTGGCACACCCCTGCATTGATAAAGCCATCGGTAACGATATTCATATGAGTGAAGCGCAAAATGTGATCTTTCTCACCGGTGCAAATATGGCTGGTAAATCAACATTAATGAAATCGATCGGTATTGGCATCTACCTCGCGCATATGGGCTTCCCGGTGGCAGCTTCACAATTTGAATTCTCGGTACGTGAAGGCATGTATTCCTCTATCAACGTTGCAGATAATATCGGCCTTGGTTATAGCCATTTCTATGCGGAGGTGGTGCGCGTAAAACAAGCTGCGGATGCAGCCAGCAGCGGAAAACGCTTATTGCTCATGTTCGATGAACTGTTCAAAGGCACCAATGTGAAAGATGCTTACGATGGAACGCTGGCTGTAACGGAAGCATTTGCCGAATACCAGGATTGTTTGTTCATTGTGAGTACCCATATCATCGAGGTTGGCGAAGCATTGAAAGAAACGAAAAATATACAATTCAGATTCATGCCCACCATCATGGATGGTGCCAGGCCCAGGTATACCTATAAAGTGGAAGAAGGCATTACGGAAGACAGGCAGGGAATGATGATCATAAGGAATGAGCGCATTCTCGAAATGCTGCAAACAAATTAA
- a CDS encoding MutS-related protein, protein MYLQTDEQTIEDLRIFGKRDSQGLFDLYNYSHTRGAEAVLKEMFTKPLCDQQEINRRSDIIKSFAGMNMRFPFEGALFDMAEKYLLAADEQKKQGTQHSVLSEKEISNGVTALITLVQQIKTFIDTKEVIAMKSWSKEREAIASLLLDPAFEPVLREQQKGKLSYAAITAYDLLFRHRERGKIEQLLAQIYQLDVYLSVAKVARERNFVFPKALEKGKSILRLKGVYHPELAKPVSNDFSMDASNNVVFLTGANMAGKSTFLRSVSTAVYVAHIGFPVAASEMEFSVLDGIYTTINLPDNLGIGASHFYAEVLRVKKVASELQANKSLFIIFDEMFRGTNVKDAHEATVEITIAFAAKKNSMFIISSHIVEAGERLKQVPSIGFQFLPTRMNGNVPEYTYTLERGITADRHGMIIIRNEGILETLKNGRKRAVQRIVGVPQSLASGE, encoded by the coding sequence ATGTATTTACAAACTGATGAACAAACGATAGAAGATCTGCGGATCTTCGGAAAGCGCGACAGCCAGGGATTATTTGATCTCTACAATTATTCACATACCCGCGGTGCAGAAGCAGTATTGAAAGAGATGTTCACTAAACCATTGTGTGATCAGCAGGAGATCAACCGAAGAAGCGATATCATCAAAAGTTTCGCGGGCATGAATATGCGCTTCCCTTTTGAAGGCGCACTATTTGATATGGCGGAAAAATATTTGCTTGCGGCGGATGAACAGAAAAAACAAGGAACACAACATTCCGTATTGAGTGAAAAAGAGATCAGCAATGGCGTCACGGCACTGATCACATTGGTGCAGCAGATCAAAACTTTCATAGATACAAAGGAGGTCATAGCCATGAAATCCTGGTCAAAGGAAAGGGAGGCGATTGCCTCCCTCCTCCTCGACCCTGCTTTTGAACCGGTACTGCGGGAGCAGCAAAAAGGGAAGCTCTCCTATGCCGCCATCACAGCTTATGACCTGTTGTTCCGGCATCGTGAGCGTGGCAAGATTGAACAATTATTGGCGCAGATCTATCAACTGGATGTTTATCTTTCTGTGGCCAAAGTAGCGCGTGAAAGAAATTTCGTATTTCCCAAAGCCTTAGAAAAGGGAAAAAGCATTCTTCGCCTCAAAGGTGTTTATCATCCTGAGCTGGCGAAACCGGTGAGCAATGATTTTTCGATGGATGCCTCAAATAACGTGGTTTTTCTCACTGGCGCAAACATGGCAGGTAAGTCTACGTTTTTAAGATCTGTGAGTACAGCAGTATATGTGGCGCATATTGGTTTTCCGGTAGCGGCATCCGAGATGGAATTCTCTGTACTTGATGGTATTTATACCACTATTAACCTGCCTGACAATCTCGGCATCGGCGCCAGCCATTTCTATGCGGAAGTGTTAAGAGTGAAGAAAGTGGCGTCGGAACTGCAGGCGAATAAATCGCTCTTCATCATTTTTGATGAAATGTTCCGCGGCACCAATGTGAAAGATGCGCATGAAGCCACTGTGGAGATCACCATTGCCTTTGCGGCAAAGAAGAACAGTATGTTCATCATCTCTTCCCATATTGTGGAAGCAGGAGAACGTTTGAAGCAGGTGCCGAGTATCGGTTTCCAGTTTTTGCCTACAAGAATGAACGGAAACGTACCCGAATATACCTATACGTTAGAGCGCGGCATTACTGCTGACCGCCACGGTATGATCATCATCCGGAATGAAGGCATCCTGGAAACCTTGAAGAATGGCCGCAAGCGGGCAGTCCAACGAATTGTCGGAGTGCCGCAGTCGCTCGCCTCCGGTGAGTGA
- a CDS encoding Gldg family protein, producing MKVIFSIAKNEFRYLFYSPIAWFFLLVFLVQCAVFFTGPVYDWANTQEILLKNMPSYTGAAESLTKDIFYTKSFLHIITRNLYLFIPILTMGLISREVNSGTTALLFSSPVNLRRVVLGKYIGIMLYNLLLLLIITLFLVAGIVEIKHADHGMLLSAALGFYLLICTYSAIGMFMSCLSSYQIVSALATFVVLFILTHIGSLWQRYDFVRDLTYLLSLQNRTNKMLYGLIVTKDVIYFVVITFMFMAFTFIRLQNNRQSKSSFIKVGRYLAVFVVVVCIGYVSSRPALTGYWDTSAGNQNTIHAKTQATLREFSKDSALEVTLYTNLLGRGLGRGMPEARNSNYLDGLWEPYLRFKPDIRFKYEYYYDNDPAHDDSALYRGFPGKPLTEIATETAELIDASLDMFKAPDEMRKVIDLNPEGYHLVMQLKYKGRTTFLRTYADTRCWPDESNMIAALKRVLGTDMPQVGFVTGELERSIIKTGEREYALHSAHKGMRVSLLNTGFDVDTINLSSQDIPNDLNALILADPKMDLGPVVMDKLKNYIDKGGNLMVSSEPGKQYVVNPLLSHLGVQLMHGQILQPTPDETPDKVFPLLTKACGGLSEDLAASKKLKRGDTIRLLMPGVTGITVTGEKGFRSDSLAVTLADKTWLKAGPVVIDSILPPFNPMEGDIGGHSFKPLQKMTRTVNGKEQRVVIAGDADFAGNLRVGDLPVNFTILMSSYSWLTNNQFPVFMPRPDPRDLFMTIGERTAYYQKIAFVWVLPAIILIGGTVLLIRRKRK from the coding sequence ATGAAGGTTATATTCAGTATAGCAAAAAACGAGTTTCGATACTTGTTTTACTCACCTATTGCCTGGTTCTTCCTCCTCGTCTTCCTGGTCCAGTGTGCCGTTTTCTTTACCGGACCGGTTTATGATTGGGCTAATACCCAGGAAATTCTTTTGAAAAATATGCCCTCTTATACAGGGGCGGCGGAATCTCTGACAAAAGATATTTTTTATACTAAATCGTTTCTCCATATTATCACACGCAACCTGTACTTGTTCATTCCTATTCTTACTATGGGTTTGATCAGCCGGGAAGTGAATAGCGGCACCACTGCCTTACTTTTTTCCTCCCCGGTAAACCTGCGAAGGGTGGTCCTTGGTAAATATATTGGCATCATGCTGTACAACCTGTTGTTGCTGCTGATCATTACACTTTTTCTTGTAGCCGGTATCGTGGAGATCAAACACGCAGATCATGGGATGTTGTTGTCGGCAGCGCTGGGCTTTTACCTGTTGATCTGTACCTATTCTGCTATCGGTATGTTCATGAGCTGCCTGAGCTCGTACCAGATCGTATCTGCCCTCGCTACTTTTGTGGTGTTATTCATACTGACTCATATTGGGAGCTTATGGCAACGGTACGATTTTGTACGTGACCTTACATACCTGCTTTCGCTGCAAAACCGGACCAATAAAATGCTTTATGGATTGATTGTAACAAAGGATGTGATTTATTTTGTAGTGATTACGTTCATGTTCATGGCTTTCACATTCATCAGGCTACAAAATAACAGACAATCCAAATCCTCATTCATCAAAGTGGGAAGATACCTTGCGGTGTTTGTAGTGGTAGTATGCATTGGTTATGTCAGTTCACGGCCGGCTTTGACTGGTTATTGGGATACTTCTGCCGGGAATCAGAATACCATTCATGCCAAAACACAAGCCACCTTACGTGAGTTCAGTAAGGACAGTGCACTGGAAGTTACACTCTACACTAATTTATTGGGAAGGGGGCTCGGGCGGGGTATGCCCGAAGCGCGTAATTCAAATTACCTGGATGGTCTCTGGGAGCCTTACCTCCGTTTCAAACCGGATATTCGTTTTAAGTATGAGTATTATTATGACAATGATCCTGCACATGACGATAGTGCATTATACCGTGGATTCCCGGGTAAGCCTTTGACTGAGATAGCAACAGAGACGGCAGAGTTGATCGACGCCAGCCTGGATATGTTCAAAGCACCAGATGAAATGCGCAAGGTTATTGACCTCAATCCTGAAGGGTACCATCTGGTGATGCAACTGAAGTACAAGGGGCGCACCACTTTCCTCCGGACTTACGCTGATACCCGTTGCTGGCCGGACGAATCAAATATGATAGCGGCGCTCAAACGCGTGTTGGGGACAGATATGCCGCAGGTAGGATTTGTAACTGGTGAATTGGAACGCAGTATCATTAAGACGGGAGAACGTGAGTATGCGCTTCATTCTGCCCATAAAGGCATGCGGGTTTCCCTGCTGAATACCGGTTTTGATGTTGATACTATCAACCTTTCTTCACAGGATATTCCAAATGATTTGAATGCGCTGATTTTGGCCGATCCCAAAATGGACCTGGGCCCGGTAGTGATGGACAAATTGAAGAACTATATCGATAAGGGAGGCAATCTGATGGTAAGCAGTGAACCAGGAAAACAATATGTGGTGAATCCATTATTGTCGCATCTCGGCGTTCAGCTGATGCATGGACAAATACTGCAGCCCACCCCCGACGAAACACCTGACAAGGTATTCCCTTTATTGACGAAGGCCTGCGGTGGACTTTCGGAAGACCTGGCAGCATCGAAAAAGCTAAAGAGGGGTGATACAATTCGTCTCCTGATGCCTGGCGTCACAGGTATTACTGTTACCGGTGAAAAGGGATTCAGGTCAGATTCACTGGCTGTTACGTTGGCTGACAAAACATGGCTGAAAGCCGGCCCTGTTGTGATAGATTCCATTCTACCTCCCTTCAATCCAATGGAAGGCGATATCGGAGGGCATTCGTTCAAGCCCCTGCAAAAAATGACGCGCACCGTCAATGGCAAAGAACAACGGGTGGTGATTGCCGGGGATGCTGATTTTGCCGGCAACCTGCGAGTCGGCGATCTTCCGGTCAACTTTACTATTCTGATGTCATCCTATAGCTGGTTAACGAATAATCAATTCCCTGTCTTTATGCCTAGACCAGATCCCCGGGACCTCTTTATGACCATTGGTGAACGCACCGCCTACTATCAAAAAATTGCATTTGTATGGGTATTGCCGGCAATCATATTAATAGGCGGCACCGTACTCCTGATCCGCCGGAAAAGAAAATAA